The Ischnura elegans chromosome 10, ioIscEleg1.1, whole genome shotgun sequence genome contains the following window.
attctggcactgctaattttgccatgacctCACCATGTAGAACCATATGAAACGAGGCATGGAAAACATTTAGTGAATATTCAACACATACTGATTGATATCATAATTATGAGAGAGCAAAATTTGTATAGTTGCATACATTCTTAACAGCTTATTACCATCTTGAGCAAGTTCATAAGTTTGAACTCTGGTATCTCCTTTAGAATTTTACAACTTGTATTGGGCCACTGAACCTATCGCATAACTAGGCGTGTATGCTGCTGAAGTTGCTTGAACTTCTAGAAAAGACATGATGTCTCAGCAGTAAAACCTGCTATGCAGCAATGTGATGATGCTTCCAGCTGCCTTTCCATTCACCCATGGCATCATCTCTGGAGAATACGACCCGATCTCCGATGGATATATCATCAGCATCATAAAACTCCATCATGTTCGGGTGCAGTTTGTACATGATActgaaaatattaggaaaaaagtGCATTTATTAACATTATATAATGAACTAAAGGAATATCATAGGTGTGTGGTGGAGCTTCAATTTCTTAGCTCCACCACTAGGCTGGGTGAGGTAGCAACACAAGTCAACTCTGTCCGAGAGGTGTATCAGAAATCTTGCTGAGGGCCACCTACAACATCTATAAatgtatgatataaaaattattgtaaaaaagtgATACAATTCAATATTTATGACTCTTTCTTCACTGGCGTTCATAAATAATTGTTATGAGTATTATTCACACTTTTTTATaccaaaaatattagaaatactagtatttttcacttttattaattGTCTGCACAATCCTCATGCATTTGGAGTGAGAAAAAATTGTTCGAATTCAACCACAGGCCACCAAATCAAATAGAAGACCTGAATTAATTCTTACATGTGTTCTGGCATGGGAAGGCTTCTCAAACCAGCCTTAACATCATTCAGGAGATCGTCATGAGATGCCTTCAGTTCATCCCATTCCACCCTCTGTCCCTGGTTGCAAATGTAGGACCTGATCTTGCAGTACAGCGGCTCCCTTTCATAAATGTGTGCATATGCAAGAGTGGAGAGTtcttccattcttccctcaactCGCACCTGTGAGAAAGAATAATTGCAATTAATAGACAACTTTTCTGCTGGCCTACAATTTGAAGTATGAATTACATGATAATTATTCATACTAAAGCCCAAGGATGACCTGAGCCATGCTTTATAATGGTATGGTGCCAGAAGACCTATTATGCCTCACAATTTTAACCCTTATAGACTCCATTTTTAAACGTTTTGCATTTTTGGGATGGTCAGGAAAAGTTAAGCTGAAATAGCAATCCCTACAGTGTGGAAAAGTGCACTTGGGCTCAAGCCAAGTGGCAATGAAAGTGTTAGGAAACTGAAGGAGGCAGTCAAGCTatggtcaaacgtttaaaaacCTTTTTCTGTAGTCagcatacaaaaaatataaaaaagttcccGCAGTATAACGGTTTATACTCgatatcatttttatattgcttGATGTCATTTCcgctattatattttttgcccTTGTTTCATGttaaat
Protein-coding sequences here:
- the LOC124166969 gene encoding pyridoxine/pyridoxamine 5'-phosphate oxidase-like isoform X2 codes for the protein MAPFPTSATENGESSNLCKITLPSSDPMDLFKEWYEAAKEAKMPHYSRVCVASSSSSGHVTSRSLVLRQLDDDGFIVMTDRRSLKVKQWEENPRAACNFFWGYPQGDRILARQVRVEGRMEELSTLAYAHIYEREPLYCKIRSYICNQGQRVEWDELKASHDDLLNDVKAGLRSLPMPEHIIMYKLHPNMMEFYDADDISIGDRVVFSRDDAMGEWKGSWKHHHIAA